In Antechinus flavipes isolate AdamAnt ecotype Samford, QLD, Australia chromosome 3, AdamAnt_v2, whole genome shotgun sequence, a genomic segment contains:
- the LOC127556973 gene encoding vomeronasal type-2 receptor 1-like produces the protein MAFLGFGFYFRGFRWTKTMIHTIKEINERKDILPNITLGYQIFDTCFAVSKSMESTLSFLTGQDEHKPNFRCSSGAPLAGVVGAGGSALSVATSRLLGLYYFPQVGYASSCSVLSDKYQFPSYVRVMASDQRQSHAIVQLIKYFGWVWIGAIAADDDYGKYGIKVFKEEIEKVNLCVAFSETIPKIYSKAKMQNAIWAIKNSTAKVIVLYSSDIDLSPFLLEIEYHDIRGRTWIASEAWITSSLIAKPEYFPYLGGTIGFAVPRADIKGLKEFLYDIHPNKDPNDNITIEFWQTAFNCTWPNSSVPYNSDHRVNMTGQENQIYFTSDKLCTGEEKLEDLENTYLDVSQLRITNNVKNAVYALAYALDEMSRCEEGRGPYIPGNTCAYLEDFEPWQLMYYMKILKFQTHNNETLALNEDGDITGYYDLLNWQLNDAGKIDFVKFGTYSFTASKFELLVDNGSVYWHTETLEPPTSVCTELCRPGTRKGIRQGEPICCFDCIPCADGHVSLKPGSRECSKCHEDYWSNEDNSDCVLKEVEFLAYGEALGITLVTLSIFSALVVLAVTVVYVVYRKTPLAKANDRELSFLLQLSLIIILLTSLLFIGKPYDWSCKARQVTLALGFSLCLSCILGKTIRLYSSHRASNSKVRFTSVPPICQKLIVLFSVLIEMGLCTAYLVIMPPKLYKNMESQTIKIILECNEGSIELLCSVFGFDVFLALLCFLTTFVARKLPDNYNEAKCVTFGMLVFFIVWISFVPAYLSTKGKFKVAVEIFAILASSIGLLGCIFAPKCYIILIRPKRNTDEIVGGQVPTTDKSIQLTSASVSSEMNVTVSTVVLDD, from the exons GTTTTACTTCCGAGGTTTCCGCTGGACCAAAACCATGATCCATACGATCAAGGAGATCAACGAAAGGAAAGATATCCTGCCTAATATCACCTTGGGCTACCAGATTTTTGATACCTGCTTCGCCGTTTCCAAGTCGATGGAAAGCACATTGTCATTCTTGACAGGGCAGGATGAACACAAGCCCAACTTTCGATGCAGTTCCGGCGCCCCGCTTGCTGGGGTCGTGGGAGCAGGGGGATCTGCTCTGTCGGTGGCCACTTCCAGACTCCTGGGCCTGTACTACTTTCCTCAG GTGGGTTATGCTTCCTCCTGCTCCGTTCTTAGTGATAAATACCAGTTCCCATCTTACGTCCGAGTAATGGCAAGTGATCAGAGACAATCTCACGCAATAGTACAACTTATCAAATATTTTGGGTGGGTCTGGATAGGTGCCATAGCCGCTGATGATGACTATGGGAAGTACGGcattaaagttttcaaagaggaaattgagaaggTTAATCTCTGCGTGGcgttctctgaaaccatccccaaGATCTACTCCAAGGCAAAAATGCAGAATGCCATCTGGGCCATCAAAAACTCCACAGCCAAGGTCATCGTGCTTTACTCCTCAGATATTGACCTCAGTCCTTTTCTGTTGGAAATTGAATACCACGACATAAGAGGCCGAACGTGGATAGCCAGCGAGGCCTGGATAACATCCTCCCTCATCGCCAAGCCGGAATACTTCCCCTATCTCGGGGGAACCATTGGGTTTGCCGTGCCCAGAGCCGACATAAAAGGCTTAAAGGAGTTTCTTTATGACATTCATCCCAACAAGGATCCCAACGATAACATTACGATTGAGTTCTGGCAGACTGCTTTCAACTGTACCTGGCCCAACAGCAGCGTGCCCTATAATTCTGACCACAGGGTCAACATGACTGGACAAGAGAACCAAATTTATTTTACGTCTGATAAACTCTGTACTGGAGAGGAGAAGTTAGAGGACCTGGAAAATACCTACTTGGATGTGTCCCAGCTCCGGATAACAAACAACGTGAAGAATGCAGTCTATGCTTTGGCTTACGCGCTGGATGAAATGAGTCGATGTGAAGAGGGACGAGGACCTTATATACCGGGAAACACATGTGCCTATTTGGAAGACTTTGAGCCGTGGCAG TTAATGTATTATATGAAGATACTTAAATTTCAAACCCACAATAATGAAACATTGGCACTTAATGAAGATGGAGATATAACTGGATATTATGACCTCTTGAACTGGCAACTAAATGATGCTGGGAAAATTGACTTTGTGAAGTTTGGAACATACAGTTTCACTGCGTCGAAATTTGAGTTACTGGTAGATAATGGATCCGTATATTGGCACACTGAAACATTGGAG CCCCCCACATCAGTGTGCACTGAGCTGTGTAGACCTGGAACCAGGAAGGGGATTCGCCAAGGGGAGCCCATATGCTGTTTTGATTGTATCCCATGTGCCGATGGTCATGTGTCCCTTAAGCCAG GTTCCAGGGAATGCAGCAAATGCCATGAGGATTACTGGTCCAATGAGGACAACAGCGACTGTGTGCTGAAAGAGGTGGAATTCCTGGCTTACGGTGAAGCCTTAGGCATTACCCTCGTGACCCTGTCCATCTTTAGCGCGCTGGTGGTCCTGGCCGTGACAGTTGTGTATGTGGTTTATAGGAAAACCCCCCTGGCCAAAGCCAATGACCGGGAGTTGAGTTTTCTCCTCCAGCTTTCTCTCATCATCATCCTCCTtacttctctcctcttcattGGCAAGCCCTACGACTGGTCTTGCAAGGCCCGCCAGGTGACGCTGGCTTTGggcttttctctttgtctctcctgcATTTTGGGTAAAACCATTAGATTATATTCATCCCATAGAGCATCCAACTCAAAAGTCAGATTTACATCTGTCCCGCCCATTTGTCAAAAGCTCATCGTGCTCTTTTCGGTTCTCATCGAGATGGGCCTTTGCACCGCCTATTTGGTAATAATGCCCCCTAAACTGTACAAAAACATGGAGTCCCAGACCATTAAGATCATCCTGGAATGTAACGAAGGGTCCATTGAGTTGTTGTGCTCGGTATTTGGATTCGACGTCTTTCTGGCCCTTCTCTGCTTCCTGACCACCTTTGTCGCCCGCAAACTGCCTGATAATTATAACGAGGCAAAATGCGTCACATTCGGGATGCTGGTGTTCTTTATCGTCTGGATCTCTTTCGTCCCCGCTTACTTAAGCACCAAGGGCAAGTTCAAAGTGGCCGTGGAAATCTTCGCCATCCTGGCGTCGAGCATCGGTTTACTCGGTTGTATATTCGCCCCCAAGTGCTACATCATCCTGATTCGGCCCAAGAGAAACACAGATGAGATTGTGGGTGGGCAGGTCCCTACCACTGACAAGAGCATCCAGCTGACGTCGGCCTCTGTCAGCAGTGAGATGAACGTCACGGTATCTACAGTTGTACTTGATGACTGA